The following are encoded in a window of Impatiens glandulifera chromosome 5, dImpGla2.1, whole genome shotgun sequence genomic DNA:
- the LOC124939418 gene encoding extensin-2-like — MATHESYSTLCALALCLMAAVAAADYGDNHYHHKSPHHHYKSPSSPWLPPYLYKSPPPPSSYIYSSPPPPPYVYKSPPPPPYVYSSPPPPPYIYNSPPPPPYIYTSPPPPPYVYKSPPPPPYVYSSPPPPPYIYKSPPPPPYVYSSPPPPPYVYKSPPPPPYVYKSPPPPVYVYSSPPPPSYVYKSPPPPSYVYKSPPPPAYVYSSPPPPSYIYKSPPPPAYVYKSPPPPAYVYKSPPPPAYVYSSPPPPSYVYKSPPPPAYVYKSPPPPAYVYSSPPPPSYVYKSPPPPAYVYKSPPPPSYVYKSPPPPAYVYKSPPPPAYVYSSPPPPYYVYKSPPPPSYVYKSPPPHNIFTSIYVVFHENVFPYNKNEK, encoded by the exons ATGGCCACTCATGAATCATATAGTACTCTTTGCGCCCTGGCCCTTTGTCTAATGGCGGCTGTTGCAGCAGCAGATTATGGTGATAACCATTATCATCATAAGTCTCCGCATCACCATTATAAGTCACCTTCATCACCGTGGTTGCCTCCATATCTTTATAAATCTCCACCACCGCCATCGTCTTATATCTAttcatctcctccaccaccaccttaTGTTTACAAGTCACCCCCGCCTCCTCCTTATGTCTACTCGTCTCCACCACCGCCGCCTTACATTTATaattctcctcctccacctccttatATTTACacatctccaccaccaccaccctaTGTTTAtaaatctccaccaccacctcccTATGTATActcttctcctccaccaccaccttaCATTTACAAGTCTCCTCCACCCCCTCCTTACGTTTACTCAtcccctcctccaccaccttacgtttacaagtcacctcctccaccaccatacgtttacaagtcacctcctccaccagtatatgtgtactcttcccctcctccaccatcttacgtttacaagtcacctcctccaccttcatATGTTtataagtcacctcctccacctgcatacgtctactcttcccctcctccaccatcttacatttacaagtctcctcctccacctgcatacgtttacaagtcacctcctccacctgcatacgtttacaagtcacctcctccacctgcatatgtgtactcttcccctcctccaccatcttacgtttataagtctcctcctccacctgcatacgtttacaagtctcctcctccacctgcatatgtttactcttcccctcctccaccatcttacgtttataagtcacctcctccacctgcatacgtttacaagtcacctcctccaccatcttacgtttacaagtctcctcctccacctgcatacgtttacaagtcccctcctccacctgcatatgtgTACTCTTCCCCGCCTCCACCATAttacgtttacaagtcacctcctccaccttcatACGTTTACAAGTCGCCTCCTCCTC acaaCATTTTTACATCTATATATGTTGTTTTTCATGAAAATGTTTTTccatataataaaaat GAAAAGTGA
- the LOC124939416 gene encoding extensin-2-like — MATHGSYSTLCALALCLMAASLAAADYGDNHYHHKSPHHHKSPHHHYKSPSSSWLPPYLYKSPPPPSSYIYSSPPPPPYVYKSPPPPPYVYSSPPPPPYIYKSPPPPPYVYTSPPPPPYVYKSPPPPPYVYSSPPPPPYIYKSPPPPPYVYSSPPPPPYMYKSPPPPPYVYSSPPPQPYVYKSPPPPDVYNSPPPPAYVYSYPPPPSYVYKSPPPPAYVYSSPPPPSYVYKSPPPPAYVYSSPPPPAYVYKSPPPPSYIYKSPPPPAYVYSSPPPPSYVYKSPPPPAYVYKSPPPHAYVYKSPPPPSYVYKSPPPPVYVYSSPPPPSYVYKSPPPPAYVYKSPPPPSYVYKSPPPPAYVYSSPPPPSYIYKSPPPPAYVYKSPPPPAYVYKSPPPPSYVYKSPPPPAYIYKSPPPPSYIYKSPPPPSYIYKSPPPPSYIYKSPPPPSVY; from the coding sequence ATGGCCACTCATGGATCATATAGTACTCTTTGCGCCTTGGCCCTTTGTCTAATGGCTGCTTCTTTGGCAGCAGCAGATTATGGTGATAACCATTATCACCATAAGTCTCCGCATCATCATAAGTCTCCGCATCACCATTATAAGTCACCTTCATCATCGTGGTTGCCTCCATATCTTTATAAATCTCCACCACCGCCATCGTCTTATATTTAttcatctcctccaccaccaccttaTGTTTACAAGTCGCCCCCGCCTCCTCCTTATGTCTACTCGTCTCCACCACCGCCGCCTTACATTTATaagtctcctcctccacctccttatGTTTATacatctccaccaccaccaccctatgtttacaaatctccaccaccacctcccTATGTTTActcttctcctccaccaccaccttacatttacaaatctccaccaccacctcccTATGTTTActcttctcctccaccaccaccttaCATGTACAAGTCTCCTCCACCCCCTCCTTATGTTTACTCATCTCCTCCTCCACAACCTTACGTTTAcaagtctcctcctccaccaGACGTTTACAACTCACCTCCTCCACCAGCATATGTGTACTCTTACCCTCCTCCACCATCATACGTTTAcaagtctcctcctccacctgcatatgtgtactcttctcctcctccaccatcttacgtttataagtcacctcctccacctgcatatgtgtactcttcccctcctccacctgcatacgtttacaagtcccctcctccaccatcttacatttacaagtctcctcctccacctgcatatgtttactcttcccctcctccaccatcttacgtttataagtcacctcctcctcctgcatacgtttacaagtcacctcctccacatgcatacgtttacaagtcacctcctccaccatcttATGTTTACAAGTCCCCTCCTCCACCTGTATATGTTTActcttcccctcctccaccatcttacgtttataagtcacctcctccacctgcatacgtttacaagtcacctcctccaccatcttacgtttacaagtcccctcctccacctgcatatgtttactcttcccctcctccaccatcttacatttataagtcacctcctccacctgcatacgtttacaagtcacctcctccacctgcatacgtttataagtcacctcctccaccatcttacgtttacaagtctcctcctccacctgcatacaTTTACAAGtcccctcctccaccatcttacatttacaagtcacctcctccaccatcttacatttacaagtcacctcctccaccttcatatatttacaagtcacctcctcctcCGAGTGTTTATTAA